agagaaaaaaaaaagcccagctCCAGTTTGCTCTAAGGTCTAAATCAGAGACGGtaagcggagagagagagagagaggtggctGGGCAGGTGCACAATGTCGCGCTTGTTGGCGTCCAAGTGCCTTTTGGGGAAGTGCAGCTCGGGTTTCCTCCTCCACAAAAGAAAGGCCCAACCAAACCTCCCCCAACCCAGGCATCACCTGCAAACAGCACTGGCGACCACAGCGTTACAcggaccacaaaaaaaaacagaaacactgaCACTTGAATACTAACTAAGAGAAATTGTCCCTTTTTTTCATATCACTTCATCGCAGCATTGCTTATCTTTGTTTGAGTATCGTTCATATGGACCGTTTGGTCAACAGGTACGTGCCACACCTCCCTTCATATGTTCTCTTTAGTTGTGAACGGCTTGTTTTTAAGCTATAAGAAGCAcgtagttttatttatttcaacaaaaactgcaattttttttactcatttactcTGTTTGAGGGTGGTAACTAAGCAACGGTTTCTATACCCCCCCTTCCTCTTTTGGCCTGACttattcattccttttttttttttttttttttggctccacCCATCCACACACCTAGAACCTATTTGAAATCAacccctcctccaccagctctgGCCATCAGGCGAAACCCAGGTGGGGCAGAAaaccttttcctttctttctctgtaACGGTGAGAGGCTGCTGTGGCCGGTTTGAAGGTCCTACTTGCTCCTGCTGGAAACCCGTGGTAGCCTCAGACCCTCACCATGGCAGTAATGGGTGGAAACAAATGCATCAAGTACCTGTTGTTTGGTTTCAACTTCCTCTTCTGGGTAGGTTCTTTCTTGTGAAAGCTTCCGCGATGTGTTTCTTCTTGGGCAGTGCATTTGAAATATGGGCAACCTGTAGGTCTGATCCGATGTCTGGTGAGGGGTATTGAACTGGATTTATTGCTCGTGCGCGTTCGTGTGTTCATGGAAGCTGCCCAACTTGTGCTCCGTATTCCATGCTGCGAAAGTGTTTTTTctagcaatgtgtgtgtgtgtgtgtgtgtgtgtgtgtgtgtgtgtgtgtgtgtgatatatatatatatatatagtgtctGTCCCAGTTCGTTTGGAACCATTTTGTAATTGTACCGCTTTcaacttttctttgcttttggGTACTGCGTTGGCTTGGCCGTAGCTAATGGGGTTAATGAATGGGGTTAACTTCTGGCATGGTGCAGttatttggagtgtgtgtgtgagtgcagtcGTAGGTTCTGTTATATTGTCTTATTATATTGTGGTGTCCCGCtgttcattaaaacatttttttttttttttttttttttttttttatggttaggTTAGCACAGCTTATCGAGGAATCAGGCTTTGTGCCCTGGTTTTGTTGCTAAAGGAaaccctgcttttttttttttttttttttttttttttcagggcataaaaaaaaaagtgggttgGAAACCCCTTGCTGCTGTATTCTTTGAATTCCACACTTCTCGGCATGACGAAGGGAAGGCGTGTTCCTGCGCGTTCCTAGCATCGCTGTGCCCTTCcgtctgaaaaagaaaattgcccaaaatctacatttatgttctgtttgtcaGAAGATGGTGGCATGGGCTGTTTAAATGCAAGAATCTGAAGAATCCCAAATACAATAATGTTGGTTTTTCTCCATGTTTAGTCTCACAGGGCTACATGTTCtagacagacagaatgagttTCTCAATCCCTCGGCCTGTAGTTCCACTTGTAAAAACTGTAGTTATTGAACAGAACCGGCAATTACTGACGTGAACTAGACAGTCGGATTGGAGGAGACGTTCTTGCATGTTTGTCTTTTGAAAACAAGGTTTAGGATGACCCTGTATTTGGGTCTGATTCTGTCATCTGAGAACGCCTCAACAGGGTATCTTGGTCAAGCTGAGACGTGACTCACATCTAGTGTGCATGATCTTGTTCCTGTTTCATAAACGCTACTTGGCAGGAACAAGTGATTCCATCGCATTTGTCATATAACCGCATATAGTTACTTGGCCTACAGTAACCATATTCAACATACTCATTCATGTCCTTTTTACCACAAAGTTGTGACTTGGCACCTGGACAAATGTGTGAATTAAGCGTCTCGGGCACAAGTAAAACGGGTTTAGCGGCTCTTGTACTTGCAGGGTGTCTCTGTGTCTTGTCTAACAGCCGGTTTGACCTCATTCCCACTGAAGTTAACTGAACCGTGAGCCAAACCcagtcaagttttttttttttttatatttttacaaatgtatgtCTCCCCCTGACCAGCTTGCCGGAACCGGTGTCCTCGCTGTGGGGTTGTGGCTGCGCTTTGATAAGAAGACCGAGGGCCTTTTTGTGCCACAGGACTCCCCCTCTGTCTTTTTCACAGGTAGGACCATCTGCACTGAAACACGATGCAACACCGTTAAATAAAGCATCCCGATTCGGACTTTGTTTGATCAGGACGAGTGAGTTCGGAGGACAatgtatttagattttttctGTAATTGAATATTTCCACATAGTATCCAACAAATCTGGCCACACCCATACACCACCTGTGTACTGGTGTGATTTGAATGCTGCATCATTAAAGGGTAAAGAGAGAACAAATGCTGAACAAACACTGGCTGTAGTGCTGGCGAGGTACAGGTTGGTTCTCGCCACAGTTTAGTTATCTGAAGTGCTTTTTCATCTGCCCATGGTGGTTCTAGGTGGATATGGGCGTTGTTTGAAACTGCTTGTATGAATGAAATTGTGTTTGATTTGCCAGTTTTTTTACTTCAACTTCCAAACAAGCTTAATGCGAGATCTAACTGACTTTAACTATGTGTATTACTGTACAAACCCACTTCGACAATCcctaattatattttatatatatatatatatatatatatatatatatatatatatatatatatatattgaaagtTTTTTCAATTTATAAGGTGCACCCTATGCAAAATTTACTGATGTTTGAAGTAGTCTAGAGTAATAGTTATGAATGTATAAACAAGTTGCAGGTGACTATTTGGgcttaatttaaaatgtgagtttgtctttgtgtgtgtgtgatatataaataaataaatatctggcAAATCTAGTCCTGGATGGCCATCAAGTTATTAATTCTTGACCGTGTATGTAGGGTTAgtactttattttttctttttaactggTAGAAGTGCATTTGCATCCTTAGAGTATAAACAGGATTCATATGCTGAACCTGCTGTCCAGAATAGGGTGGTGCAATGCCCAGCCCCCTTTTGCTGCCAGAACTGCGGCACAGGGTCACAGTCACCATTCTCCTCCACGCCAACAGGGAGTTCATTGTTCCCATGAACTTGTTTTGATTTCTCGACTCACCAGCGCtcctataatttttttctcttccggCTCTGCAATGGCAAACATTTTGATGAGGGCCTTCCACACAAACAGACTGTGggtggtgtgatgtgtgtgtggacagagcTGTTTATGCCTGCGTTGGAGCTATTGTTTAAGCTGCAAGTTTTCCATGCTTGCATGCCAGTTCTTGCCACTTGCTGTGACCCAGCAccaatattatttaaatatgtattggTGAAAATATGCATTTGATATGCATTTTCATCCAAAGCAAGAACCATACCACCAAAGCTTCTATAGCCTCGTAAAATGCCtctaatcacacacactcacaaattgatccagagcgactaacaattaGTAGTGACAGtgccagtccccctggagcagcttcaggttaagtgtcttgctcagggacacaatggtagtaagtgacaTTTGATCCTGGGCATTCTGgttctcacccactaggctactactagtcTATATATTGTGTTTGTCAATGAAATAAATCTTAATTACCAATTGTATAGTTTTATTgtgtaaaataaacattacTTTTCTTATCAGGAGTCTATCTTCTCATCATTGCTGGTGCTCTGATGATGGTGGTTGGCTTTTTGGGCTGCTGTGGGGCGATCAGAGAGTCTCCATGCATGCTGGGACTGGTGAGTTTATTGACAGACTTTGTATATCTCTGGATGACCTGGGaaactgatttgtgtgttttatttgatcaatgtataggaaaaatgttttttaccttgatcaaagttgttttttttttttttttttaaactgtataaGGAAATACTCTGTGCTTGGAATAAAAAGCCTGTTTTTAAACCACATATACTTTCCTGTGGCAAAGTGTTCTAAGATGTTTCTTGAACTGAGTTAGATCTTAGATGGATGCTGGACGAACTCTGACTTCAAAAGGTGTCTGAAACCACTGCTTTGTTCCTAcagttcttcttcttcctcctcctcatttttGCTGCTGAGGTCGCTGCTGGAATCTGGGGACTGTCAAACAAAGACAAAGTGAGTTAAATACCTGAGGCTGGATGCCATACTGGGGAATGTCCTTCAGTCATGAACACACCCTGTGCTGTTAACCAGCATTAAAGTAGATGGGTGTGATTTTAAAACACTGAGCAAACAAAGCTTTAGCAGTctgattttaaatattttatttattttcactgtaGAGTTTGATCATTCAAACAAATGGAAGTAaatgaccttgtgtgtgtgccatgtgtttttgttttgcaggTTGTACAAGACATCAAGGACTTTTACACTGAAACTTTCAATAACTTCATGACCACAAGACAAGAAGCACTGAAAACCACACTCACCGCCATTCAATACGGAGTgagaccatttttatttttatttttttggtgcaattatttcataattttacaCTTGCATCGGTAACCTTTATCCCCTCCCCTCACTTTACCATCAGCTGGACTGTTGTGGTATCACAGGGACTATTGTGGATGCAGCAATTGCCACGGACACATGCCCAAAGAAGCAGGGTCTTAGCGCTCTCATCACAACAGTAAGCTATACACTCATCCATGTACAATTTATTGCGTTTAAATTCACTTGCttcatttagaatttttatCCTAGATCACATACTCTTTTGCTTTGTAGAGCTGTCCCGCTGCCATCGATGACATCTTCGGCTCTAAGCTGCACATCATTGGTGGAGTGGGCATTGGAATCGGAGTGATCATGGTAAGGGCTTGTATTTCTGTACTAGTAGAAATACAATTAGAGTTACAGCCCTTGCATGGTTCCAATCATACCTGGTCGGAGCTACTATATTCATGTCATGTAGGTGACTGCCTCAGCTACTGCTCCCCTCATGTCTGGAGTTCCCCTAGGCTCTTTCTTAGGCCCAATTTGATTTTTACTTTACATACTATGCGGATGATATCCAGATCTACATGCCATTAAGAGCT
The Denticeps clupeoides chromosome 15, fDenClu1.1, whole genome shotgun sequence DNA segment above includes these coding regions:
- the cd9b gene encoding CD9 molecule b isoform X2, with the translated sequence MAVMGGNKCIKYLLFGFNFLFWLAGTGVLAVGLWLRFDKKTEGLFVPQDSPSVFFTGVYLLIIAGALMMVVGFLGCCGAIRESPCMLGLFFFFLLLIFAAEVAAGIWGLSNKDKVVQDIKDFYTETFNNFMTTRQEALKTTLTAIQYGLDCCGITGTIVDAAIATDTCPKKQGLSALITTSCPAAIDDIFGSKLHIIGGVGIGIGVIMIFGMIFSMLLCCAIKRTREVV
- the cd9b gene encoding CD9 molecule b isoform X1, yielding MAALSSAELCVKYVLFIFNFVFWLAGTGVLAVGLWLRFDKKTEGLFVPQDSPSVFFTGVYLLIIAGALMMVVGFLGCCGAIRESPCMLGLFFFFLLLIFAAEVAAGIWGLSNKDKVVQDIKDFYTETFNNFMTTRQEALKTTLTAIQYGLDCCGITGTIVDAAIATDTCPKKQGLSALITTSCPAAIDDIFGSKLHIIGGVGIGIGVIMIFGMIFSMLLCCAIKRTREVV